Proteins co-encoded in one Arachis stenosperma cultivar V10309 chromosome 7, arast.V10309.gnm1.PFL2, whole genome shotgun sequence genomic window:
- the LOC130941727 gene encoding RING-H2 finger protein ATL54-like codes for MAWKHRKLFPAQTNQTQDCSGLCDPACPYNCYTNYPDYYFSPPPPPSSTISDHSGNHISSYLIILISLFSVIFLLICLYVVKLKCYAAWCRRRLDNGSVRTQSDDEFVNENQIDHPVWLIATVGLQQSVINSITACRYRKDDGLIEGIECSVCLNEFQEGETLRLLPKCSHAFHIPCIDTWLRSHTNCPLCRARIVSNNNANSETGISNSISVGQENGGSGNSFRRNPNQEESRIEGGLSSDNMFTNFDMENSPGAGEVSELVEIEGRFSEESNSKERVDFDTCHSVSSQVLIDQIQVRGIPTDEIQTEIVANSEPEIHTADHIEDGDRVAECG; via the coding sequence ATGGCATGGAAACACAGAAAGCTCTTCCCAGCACAAACAAACCAAACCCAAGATTGTTCTGGGTTATGTGACCCTGCATGTCCGTACAACTGTTACACCAATTACCCTGACTACTATTtttcaccaccaccaccaccttctTCCACCATTTCTGACCACTCCGGCAACCACATCTCCTCCTACTTAATCATCCTCATATCGTTATTCTCTGTCATTTTCCTTCTCATCTGTCTATACGTCGTGAAACTTAAGTGCTACGCCGCCTGGTGCAGGCGGAGGCTCGACAACGGCTCCGTCCGCACGCAGTCGGACGACGAGTTTGTCAATGAAAACCAAATTGATCATCCGGTGTGGCTAATAGCCACGGTTGGTTTGCAACAATCCGTTATAAATTCTATAACCGCTTGCCGGTACAGAAAGGACGACGGTTTGATTGAAGGAATAGAGTGCTCTGTTTGCTTGAACGAGTTTCAAGAAGGGGAAACATTGAGGCTCTTGCCCAAGTGTAGTCACGCTTTTCACATTCCGTGTATTGACACGTGGCTACGCTCTCATACAAATTGTCCTCTTTGCCGAGCTCGTATTGTTTCTAACAACAATGCAAATTCTGAAACAGGAATTTCAAATTCGATCTCAGTGGGTCAAGAAAACGGTGGTAGTGGTAACAGTTTTAGAAGGAATCCGAATCAAGAGGAATCGAGAATCGAGGGTGGATTAAGCAGCGATAATATGTTTACTAATTTCGACATGGAAAACAGTCCTGGAGCAGGAGAGGTCAGCGAGTTAGTTGAAATTGAAGGAAGATTCAGTGAGGAATCGAATTCGAAGGAGCGAGTGGATTTCGATACATGTCATAGTGTTTCTTCCCAGGTACTCATTGATCAAATTCAGGTTCGTGGGATTCCGACTGATGAGATACAAACGGAGATTGTAGCGAATTCAGAACCTGAAATTCACACGGCAGATCATATAGAAGATGGTGACAGAGTTGCAGAATGTGGTTAG
- the LOC130941135 gene encoding SNW/SKI-interacting protein A-like, producing the protein MSALKELLPPAKSSSTTYYDHSNDPWFKKRFSSSSEEEKSTAIIHKPVPPYLKRAGFVPRKVEDFGDGGSFPEIHVAQYPLDMGRNKSSKPGSKILPVTVDAHGNVAYDAIVKQNENAKKIVYTQQKDLIPKILKNDEDSDMEDDEDEQKEIEETTQETKAALEKIVNVRLSAAQPKNVPKQSSDTKYIKYKPSQQNAAFNSGAKERVIRMVEMPVDPLEPPKFKHKRVPKASGSPPVPVMHSPPRPVTVKDQQDWKIPPCISNWKNPKGYTIPLDKRLAADGRGLQDVQINDNFAKLSEALYVAEQKAREAVAMRSKVQKEMLLKEKERKEQELRALAQKARSERTGVAPPAAIPAPSERSIMDDADMAVDYEQPHEHEREKNYPKETREEREERLHREKIREERRRERERERRLEAKDAAMGKKSKLTRDRDRDISEKVALGMASTKPGTEVMYDERLFNQEKGISSGFATDDQYNVYDKGLFTAQPTLSTLYRPKKDVDNEVYGGADEQLEKIRKTDRFKPDRGFAGTSERPGPRDRPVEFENQDEADPFGLDQFLTDVKSGKKAMENVGSGGTLRASAGSSMRDGYEGGSGRTRIGFERGH; encoded by the coding sequence ATGTCGGCTTTGAAAGAGCTTCTTCCTCCAGCAAAATCATCCTCAACAACTTACTATGATCACAGTAACGATCCATGGTTCAAGAAGAGATTCTCCTCTTCATCCGAGGAGGAAAAATCCACTGCCATCATACACAAGCCAGTGCCCCCTTATTTGAAACGTGCCGGTTTTGTTCCTCGCAAGGTGGAGGATTTTGGGGATGGTGGTTCCTTTCCTGAGATCCATGTTGCTCAGTACCCACTTGACATGGGAAGGAACAAATCCTCAAAGCCGGGTTCAAAGATCCTTCCAGTGACAGTTGATGCTCATGGGAATGTTGCATATGATGCAATAGTGAAGCAGAACGAGAATGCTAAGAAGATTGTATACACGCAACAGAAGGATCTCATACCAAAGATCCTGAAGAATGATGAGGACAGTGACATGGAAGATGATGAGGATGAGCAGAAGGAGATTGAGGAGACAACTCAGGAGACTAAGGCTGCACTTGAGAAGATAGTTAATGTGAGATTGAGTGCAGCACAGCCGAAAAATGTCCCTAAGCAGTCATCAGATACAAAGTATATTAAGTATAAGCCTTCCCAGCAGAATGCAGCTTTCAATTCCGGGGCGAAAGAGAGGGTTATTAGAATGGTTGAGATGCCAGTTGATCCATTGGAGCCTCCAAAATTCAAGCATAAGCGTGTTCCCAAGGCTTCCGGTTCCCCTCCAGTGCCAGTGATGCATTCCCCTCCGAGGCCAGTTACTGTGAAAGACCAGCAGGATTGGAAGATACCTCCTTGTATTTCTAATTGGAAGAATCCAAAAGGTTACACTATCCCTCTTGACAAGCGTCTTGCTGCTGATGGGAGAGGTCTTCAGGATGTTCAGATCAATGATAATTTTGCAAAGCTTTCGGAGGCATTATATGTTGCAGAGCAGAAGGCTAGAGAAGCAGTTGCAATGAGGTCCAAGGTTCAGAAGGAGATGCTTCTaaaggaaaaggaaaggaaagaacAGGAGCTGAGAGCTTTGGCTCAGAAAGCTCGTTCTGAGAGAACTGGTGTAGCCCCTCCAGCTGCTATTCCTGCTCCATCTGAGAGGAGCATCATGGATGATGCTGACATGGCAGTTGATTATGAGCAACCACATGAACATGAAAGGGAGAAGAACTATCCAAAGGAGACAAGAGAGGAAAGGGAGGAGCGGTTGCATAGGGAGAAAATTCGTGAGGAACGGCGAAGAGAaagggagagggagagaagaTTAGAGGCTAAGGATGCTGCTATGGGAAAGAAAAGCAAGCTCACAAGAGACAGGGATCGTGATATAAGTGAGAAAGTTGCTCTTGGTATGGCTTCTACTAAGCCGGGTACTGAGGTCATGTATGATGAGAGGCTATTCAACCAGGAGAAAGGAATATCATCTGGGTTTGCCACTGATGATCAGTACAATGTTTATGACAAAGGCTTGTTCACGGCACAGCCAACACTCTCAACCCTCTATAGGCCAAAGAAGGATGTTGATAATGAGGTTTATGGTGGTGCAGACGAGCAGTTAGAGAAGATTAGGAAGACCGATCGCTTCAAGCCTGACAGAGGATTTGCGGGGACTTCTGAAAGGCCAGGTCCAAGGGATAGGCCAGTTGAATTTGAGAATCAAGATGAAGCTGATCCATTTGGTCTGGATCAGTTCTTGACTGATGTTAAGAGTGGTAAGAAAGCCATGGAAAATGTTGGTAGCGGAGGAACATTGAGAGCAAGTGCTGGATCTTCTATGCGGGATGGTTATGAGGGAGGTTCTGGTAGGACTCGCATTGGATTTGAAAGAGGGCACTAA